In Triplophysa rosa linkage group LG2, Trosa_1v2, whole genome shotgun sequence, the genomic window TCTTAATAGTTTCATGTAATAAACCTGCACAGTGTGTTAGCAGCACATGTGTCATAAAAAATGCTTTGTGAATTTGTTTCTGAAACGTTCAGCTCaaatatataaagtatttaCTCATAAATCTGACACTAATTCAGCAATTTCCCCCTAAAAATACAAACCAGTATTAGTCATAATGTTAGAGGCACACTTGtgtacagaacaaaaacaacatttttgtgttGGAGTTAATACAATAGGTTTATTGAGTCTCAGTCAAGCAATATATAAAATggatacaattttattttgttcaagtATGGAATGACTCAGGTATGTCAGGTTCTGATAAACCCACTCTCCATCAGATGATACAAACATGAATGAATAATACAGAATGGGAGAATAAAGAGCAGAACGTCTGCTCTAACCAATAAATAAACGTAAGCCTAGCATTGGCCATCTACTTAAACAGGCTATAAGTAAACAGTAGAGTAAGGTCTGCAACGGGTCGAGGCTCATTCTGTGTTTGGATGTACAGTACTAAAATCAGCCATCTTTTGTCAGAGGTAATATTCAGTATTGACCTCTACACCCCTGCCAGAAAATAAATCTGACCAATAATAAATACTTTATCACATGCAATATACTCCTCTGAGCAATAACCAAATAACTTAATAGTTCCTTAATGTATCCCGCAATAACAGGATATAGTCATAAAATATGTAACATAATACTGCCATTAATGCATTCAAATACTCTTTCAGTCAACTCCTTTGCCTTAATTCTTAACTCTTTGGCCTTTAAGTGCTGTGGGTGGCATCCATCTGATGTCTTGGTCAGGCACTATGAAGCACGGAGATTACGGCAGGAATGGCAACAGGCTTTGCTGTAATACCAGTGACTGCACAGATTGACCTTCAGAGCCAGCGAGCAGTTCGCGGAGGACCGATCCTGGCAGTTTTCATCTGGAGAAGCAACGTGTCAGTTACATTTCATCACACATTGACAGTAATACATGGCTTGCTGTAATGCTTCAACGTGTAGTTTGCCAAGTCACACCTGGAGGTTCGGTGGGGCAAGGCTGGAGTGCGCACGTCTGCTTGTTCACCGGCTTGGTCAGAGGGTCGCACCCGCGAACGACCTCTCTTCCCTCGTAGCACTTCACGTCTCTCATTCTCACGCCGACGCCGCAGGTCTTGGTGCACTTTTTGAAAAAGAATCGATGCGTACTGAATTGATGATTCTTACACTGAAATCTCATAGAAAGTCATCGTTTACCTCAGACCAGGGTGTCGTGTACCACTTGAAGCAAGGTCTTTCAAAGCAAGTGTCCTCATCTGCCGGTCTCATGCCGACGTCACATTCCTCGTCCCCGTGAATCTGGACCTTCCCGCCCGTGATGCCCATGCACGACACGGTCCTTCTCTTCACCCCCCGCCCGCATGTTGTGTTACACTAACACAGATGagaatgtttactgtataaagcAATACTAGTCAAATACGTTTCACACAAACTCTCATAATCCTCACCCTCTCCCAGTCTTGGGCCAGCCAGTGCGGGGGACATTCATTGTCTCCGCAGGGGTGAGTAGCCAGAGGTTTGGTCTCGTGTGAGCACTGAGACTCGGGTACCACCCGGCCCTCTGGGGTCTTGCAGTATACTTGCCGCACTGTTTTCCCGTGCCCACAAACGCCCGAGCACTGAGTGGAGACATTAAACACTTCGTTTTAGATCTATTTATCACATTGTTACAGCATAAAATGTGCACAttacaatgtttacattttaataacttACATCTATACAGAATATAATGTTTTTCAGGTTGGATAAAAAATGCTATATGTGCTTTACTGTCTTTCCTCACCGGTCCCCACTCCGATATCGTCCACTGGCGTTCACATGGAGGGCCAGTGCAGTTTTTAGCTGATGGTGGGCGTGTTGCCTCATCACATGCGTGGGTCTCATCTGAGCACCGGACCTCACGGGTAACCCCACCTCTGCGGCCACATTTCGCTGGACACTGTACAACAAACAAGATGATGCCTACGTTAGCATTTCCCGTAAAAGAAATAATATCACAAGCCTTGGTTTTGTATCTCACCTCTGACCACTCGGCCACCTCCCACTGAGGGCCACAGGTGGGGCTCTTACAGGCCCGGCTCTCTAGGGGGCGCTCTAACTGCGCCTCTTTGCACAGGTCACTGTACACGGAGCTGTCCAATCCAGGAGCCAACATCTTCCAGCAGCGCACGAGGCGGAACTGAAAACCTTCACCACAGGTGCGCGAGCACTCGCTCCAGCTACTGGCCTCCCATCTGTGCACAAACCATTAAGAGTTTCTTTTTTGAGCTTTTGAAAAGTCACAGCGTTGTCAAAACGACCCCGCGGAAACGACTAAAAATTGCGTAAATTTGCACGTAACGTTACCCAGAATGAACCCCAAACCGCTTTGTCGgcgtatactgtatgtctgtttaGAATTTGGTGTGTGTAAAGTTCGTCTCCGTTGGTCGAGGTGCGTTGGAGAAACGTTAATAAGTATGTGAAGTAGCACAAACACAGCCCTGAAAGTCCCCTGATGTGCTCGCGCATGCCTCGGGATGTGCCAAACGACGCATCTGGGGCAGAGAGGCTGCTTGCAACAAACTAAAAGTATGGAAAAGCATTTGACACACTCACTGCTTTACTTCGCCATCTGGTGGTCAGTAAAAATTCCTACACCAATTGTATCAGTTGTTTTGTTCATTGGGATGGAAGggtttatttgtacagtatatttaataagCATATAGGCAAGCAAGTTTGTGGTTGAGGAAGGACTTCTTTTTTGGAAAAGTGGTTGAATGTAAGGTGTTTTAATGTCCATTCAGACAACAGACATTCACACGTCATCGTTTTTAAATTATCCTtcgtgattttaattttttgccataaatcattattagccTATTAGTCGCCcgttatgtttgtcactgggttttgcaaatatctaaccaataaaacgtattaaaaagtgcttgtcaactttaacaacacagtatttactagttttaaaagtacaatgtttttctccatttcctaaaaaactgtgaatttggacatcagaGGTTTTTGAAGGACAACGGGCgtgctatagaccacttcgctaTACTGCTATAGACCACTTGGCATCTTCGCATCACATCGCAGAGGTGTGTTCAGACAAGGACAGTTGCGTTGTTTTTGGAGTAGCCCATACGTGTTTGCACTGCGCACTCTCTTTTCTTCATATTTGATCTTAAAAGCGAAAGCGTGAACTGTTTCTAAAAGCTAGAAATggactttttttatttctttcacaGTTCACCTGGGCTGGCATTCCCTCCCGATGCAGAAATCATGAACGGGCTCTGGACGAGTCAAAGCGTCACAGTAAACGTCATCCACCTCAATGCCGTCGTACCGCACGCACATGGCCAGTGATTTCGACACACCTATTCAGAAAAGAGCAATGCTTGAAACAGAAACGTGCACACGTGAAGCTCTAATGTCTGGGTTCGTACCTATTGAGCATGTCATACTGCAGGGCTCTTGTGAGGACAACTTCCACCGATACATGTCAGCGGCACTCGGTCTGTTCTTCTGAAGAAGCCTTTGGTTATTCCTGAAAGAAGAAATACGAATACGTGGTTTAGCCACCTGCGCTGTATATTAAGCAGAACGTTCATCTTTGTTGATGCCGAGACTGACAAAGTCATAAAACCGTTAACATTTTCACCATTCCTGGTCACACTTGTTACCACAGTGCTGTCAAAGATTGGAAAACTCGACAGAAGCGAATAAAACTTGTTCCTCATGATCAATTCCTGACGCGACGAGCCTGAGTGATCTATGGAACGCTTcccccaaaaaacaaaacaacttgaATTATGTTTCTCTGAAAGTCGCTCTTCCTAACGTTGGGCCTTTCTCTTTCCCACCTGGAACCTTTCGGAAGAGAGGAAGGGCGTTTCATGAGAGGTTCTTTACGATCTCTGGCAGCGGGGTTTGGACGCAGCTGAGGGAACCCAgcatgaattataaatatgatgGAATGCAATCCCGCCAGCTTTCGCTTGGCCGTCTCTGCGCTCTTTGAATGTCTCGGGGAACGCTGAGGAAAATGCAGAGCCAGAGGAGAGTCTTAAGCACATTCCGTTTTCCCACGAGCAGGCCTGCCGTACCCCAACCCAGCTCACCCTGGGTACAGCGATATGGACCACGCCTCACATTAACTGATGAGGAGATCTTCTGGTTGGACTTGAaagaatttgatgagaaatgtttgaaatcTCTGACGTTGATGTCTTGATATTTGAGAACACTGTGTAACATTGAATAGATTCAAATGGCTTTGGGTAAACAGGGACTTTACCTGGTACGATTTCCACGCCCGTTGTTCCGTAAACTGGTAGCGATGGTTCTGTTCGGGAGCAGGACATCCCCCGTGTCATTTCGCGGATGGGCCAGGGTGAACTCAAGCAGAGAGCCGTTAAGAAAGCCTGTTTGCTCAAAACTGCTGTAGTCTAGTTCCAGCGGCCCTGCTTCAGTGGACGAGCCGTCTTTAATGGTATGAAGCTGATTGGTCGAGATGTTAGCGAGAACACCGTCAGAGCCAGGTCGCTCAACCAGCAGCACCCTCCAGATGAGGTTTTTAGAGTCTTCGGCGGGTCTGTTGACCGGCGCAACATCAGCAGCCGCCTCTCCATTGCGCCAGCTGCAGTTTCCCTCTTTAAAAACGAAACATAAAGGTAAAATCAGCGTATTACTTTTTTAATCatacatatacactcacctaaaggattattaggaacacctgttcaatttctcattaatgcaattatctaatcaaccaatcacatggcagttgcttcaatgcatttaggggtgtggtcctggtcaagacaatctcctgaactccaaactgaatgtcagaatgggaaagaaaggtgatttaagcaattttgagcgtggcatggttgttggtgccagacgggccggtctgagtatttcacaatctgctcagttactgggattttcacgcacaaccatttctagggtttacaaagaatggtgtgaaaagggaaaaacatccagtatgcggcagtcctgtgggcgaaaatgccttgttgatgctagaggtcagaggagaatgggccgactgattcaagctgatagaagagcaactttgactgaaataaccactcgttacaaccgaggtatgcagcaaagcatttgtgaagccacaacacgcacaaccttgaggcagatgggctacaacagcagaagaccccaccgggtaccactcatctccactacaaataggaaaaagaggctacaattcgcacgagctcaccaaaattggacagttgaagactggaaaaatgttgcctggtctgatgagtctcgatttctgttgagacattcaaatggtagagtcagaatttggcgtaaacagaatgagaacatggatccatcatgccttgttaccactgtgcaggctggtggtggtggtgtaatggtgtgggggatgttttcttggcacactttaggccccttagtgccaattgggcatcgtttaaatgccacggcctacctgagcattgtttctgaccatgtccatccctttatgaccaccatgtacccatcctctaatggctacttccagcaggataatgcaccatgtcacaaagctcgaatcatttcaaattggtttcttgaacatgacaatgagttcactgtactagaatggcccccacagtcaccagatctcaacccgatagaacatctttgggatgtggtggaacgggagcttcgtgccctggatgtgcatcccacaaatctccatcaactgcaagatgctatcctatcaatatgggccaacatttctaaagaatgctttcagcaccttgttgaatcaatgccacgtagaattaaggcagttctgaaggcgaaagggggtcaaacaccgtattagtatggtgttcctaataatcctttaggtgagtgtatatgttcgtttgacattttgattcagttataaatgttctgttggtccGTTGACTTTTgtgtgcccatacaatagaagttaatggACCAACAGTGTTCTGTTACAAacgttattcaaaatatctttttctgtgttctgctaaagaaagttagtcatacaggtttgaaatgacaagagggtgaggaaatgatgacaaaacattcgtttttgggtgaactgtccctttaaaaaactgaaacaggaagttcttctggaccagtacTGGATCAGCGTGGTTTACgttttctgaagtggtctatagaaacATACGCAAACATGTCCATGTTTAAAACGACTTATTCgttactttaaaatattttttcctagaGAATGAGTGAGAATCAGTTCTCGTGTGGTTATATTTGCGTTATCTAACTGGTTCATTTGAAATGAAAGCAGTGAGGAACTTTGTTAACTATACCTAAAATACATTCTAGTAACTTGTAAACACTTAAAAAATGATCTAACTATTCAGCACATGGTAATCACTGATGATTATAGTAAACAATGGTAAATAAATGaagctttgttactttttaaaacaataaaaaataaatgcccCACAAAACTGCATGTGCCCCATTGGCGCatcttttcattatttttataggGGGGAAATCAGAATCACAGGCTTAAGGCaatgatattttataaatatatccTCCATCACAACATAACAACATCTCATTATAATCAGTATCAGATTTCCAGCAAGCAGAAGGATTTAATCCAGAGTTCAGCGGAGGAAAAGCCAGACCTCTCTGAATTTTTCATCCGCTGTGGCTAATCTTTCTGTCTTATGCATTATAAAGGATTTCAAAGGGCATTTGTAAAAACTCACTGACGATTGTCCAGTGAACCATGTACTTTATCTCGCTCATGTTTGCCTTCTCCTCCCCCCCCAGATATAGCTAAAGCATCTCTCCTGTGCATGAACATGATGCTTTCAGAACTGAGGCTGCTTTTaaagatatttcatttttaaagatataAGGCGTCAGGCGAGCTATATGAGGTCTGAATGTTATCAGGTCCGCTGTAATCACATTTCTTTTGTCGACAGTTACTCTGAAAGCAGAGCAGATAAAGATGTTCACCTGTGTACTGGACTGGTGTTTTGTCAACCTGCTCACAGTCAATGACAGCTGTCTCGTACACTTCATTGGTCTCCTGGCCAGGCTTCTGTCCCTCCACAGCTCTTGGCCCAGTGTCCTGCATCTGTACCTGGTTGCCCTCCGTTTCAGGCAGTGCTTTATCGTGCACACTTTCATTGTGCTGTAAAACACTCTCAACCTCCACAGAGAGCAGACTGGATCCATCGCGAGGGCCCGTGTAAACAGGGGGCTGGGGGACCGAAGTGAGGGAGTCACGCATCACTGTGTAC contains:
- the adamtsl2 gene encoding ADAMTS-like protein 2 isoform X2, whose protein sequence is MLVVQLSGVQWKELPLETTISRNPCDLHCTTSDGQRQLMVPARDGTSCKYSNYRGVCVDGRCEPIGCDGVLFSPNTLDKCGVCQGDGSSCSRVTGNFRRAATLGYSFIAQIPEGSWDIQIIERKKSADILAVTDQAGNFFFNGAYKVDTPQNFHAAGTVFKYRRPTDVYETGIEYIVAKGPIDQPINVLVWNQNGQNPYITYEYTVMRDSLTSVPQPPVYTGPRDGSSLLSVEVESVLQHNESVHDKALPETEGNQVQMQDTGPRAVEGQKPGQETNEVYETAVIDCEQVDKTPVQYTEGNCSWRNGEAAADVAPVNRPAEDSKNLIWRVLLVERPGSDGVLANISTNQLHTIKDGSSTEAGPLELDYSSFEQTGFLNGSLLEFTLAHPRNDTGDVLLPNRTIATSLRNNGRGNRTRNNQRLLQKNRPSAADMYRWKLSSQEPCSMTCSIGVSKSLAMCVRYDGIEVDDVYCDALTRPEPVHDFCIGRECQPRWEASSWSECSRTCGEGFQFRLVRCWKMLAPGLDSSVYSDLCKEAQLERPLESRACKSPTCGPQWEVAEWSECPAKCGRRGGVTREVRCSDETHACDEATRPPSAKNCTGPPCERQWTISEWGPCSGVCGHGKTVRQVYCKTPEGRVVPESQCSHETKPLATHPCGDNECPPHWLAQDWERCNTTCGRGVKRRTVSCMGITGGKVQIHGDEECDVGMRPADEDTCFERPCFKWYTTPWSECTKTCGVGVRMRDVKCYEGREVVRGCDPLTKPVNKQTCALQPCPTEPPDENCQDRSSANCSLALKVNLCSHWYYSKACCHSCRNLRAS
- the adamtsl2 gene encoding ADAMTS-like protein 2 isoform X1, with amino-acid sequence MRTWFRAQYGESSLVLLGLVTLALSLGNLSSRGQEDGVASNSLEERLEVITYWWGEWTKWTACTRTCGGGVMSQERHCLKQRKKTATAKDNMTCTGSAKKYHLCNTKECPATGRSFREEQCWSFNSQVYNGKNYHWKPLYPDDYVHISSNPCDLHCTTSDGQRQLMVPARDGTSCKYSNYRGVCVDGRCEPIGCDGVLFSPNTLDKCGVCQGDGSSCSRVTGNFRRAATLGYSFIAQIPEGSWDIQIIERKKSADILAVTDQAGNFFFNGAYKVDTPQNFHAAGTVFKYRRPTDVYETGIEYIVAKGPIDQPINVLVWNQNGQNPYITYEYTVMRDSLTSVPQPPVYTGPRDGSSLLSVEVESVLQHNESVHDKALPETEGNQVQMQDTGPRAVEGQKPGQETNEVYETAVIDCEQVDKTPVQYTEGNCSWRNGEAAADVAPVNRPAEDSKNLIWRVLLVERPGSDGVLANISTNQLHTIKDGSSTEAGPLELDYSSFEQTGFLNGSLLEFTLAHPRNDTGDVLLPNRTIATSLRNNGRGNRTRNNQRLLQKNRPSAADMYRWKLSSQEPCSMTCSIGVSKSLAMCVRYDGIEVDDVYCDALTRPEPVHDFCIGRECQPRWEASSWSECSRTCGEGFQFRLVRCWKMLAPGLDSSVYSDLCKEAQLERPLESRACKSPTCGPQWEVAEWSECPAKCGRRGGVTREVRCSDETHACDEATRPPSAKNCTGPPCERQWTISEWGPCSGVCGHGKTVRQVYCKTPEGRVVPESQCSHETKPLATHPCGDNECPPHWLAQDWERCNTTCGRGVKRRTVSCMGITGGKVQIHGDEECDVGMRPADEDTCFERPCFKWYTTPWSECTKTCGVGVRMRDVKCYEGREVVRGCDPLTKPVNKQTCALQPCPTEPPDENCQDRSSANCSLALKVNLCSHWYYSKACCHSCRNLRAS
- the adamtsl2 gene encoding ADAMTS-like protein 2 isoform X3, with product MGDVSPSDVTASSSHPTLWISVVYVRGTAAAAVVLPGTSVERLLWVMSGYSFIAQIPEGSWDIQIIERKKSADILAVTDQAGNFFFNGAYKVDTPQNFHAAGTVFKYRRPTDVYETGIEYIVAKGPIDQPINVLVWNQNGQNPYITYEYTVMRDSLTSVPQPPVYTGPRDGSSLLSVEVESVLQHNESVHDKALPETEGNQVQMQDTGPRAVEGQKPGQETNEVYETAVIDCEQVDKTPVQYTEGNCSWRNGEAAADVAPVNRPAEDSKNLIWRVLLVERPGSDGVLANISTNQLHTIKDGSSTEAGPLELDYSSFEQTGFLNGSLLEFTLAHPRNDTGDVLLPNRTIATSLRNNGRGNRTRNNQRLLQKNRPSAADMYRWKLSSQEPCSMTCSIGVSKSLAMCVRYDGIEVDDVYCDALTRPEPVHDFCIGRECQPRWEASSWSECSRTCGEGFQFRLVRCWKMLAPGLDSSVYSDLCKEAQLERPLESRACKSPTCGPQWEVAEWSECPAKCGRRGGVTREVRCSDETHACDEATRPPSAKNCTGPPCERQWTISEWGPCSGVCGHGKTVRQVYCKTPEGRVVPESQCSHETKPLATHPCGDNECPPHWLAQDWERCNTTCGRGVKRRTVSCMGITGGKVQIHGDEECDVGMRPADEDTCFERPCFKWYTTPWSECTKTCGVGVRMRDVKCYEGREVVRGCDPLTKPVNKQTCALQPCPTEPPDENCQDRSSANCSLALKVNLCSHWYYSKACCHSCRNLRAS